From a region of the Pseudanabaena sp. ABRG5-3 genome:
- the rpsF gene encoding 30S ribosomal protein S6 has translation MTVKRLYETMYILRPDLPDQDADAAIAKYQDFLVQQEAEEITIQHRGRRRLAYDIKGHREGIYIQVNYSTTPKTIETLERTFRLGDDVIRYLTIKLDPEAVEDAGEVVPDAEAAVEEVATAE, from the coding sequence ATGACTGTTAAGCGTTTGTACGAAACTATGTATATCTTGCGCCCTGATCTTCCCGATCAGGATGCTGATGCAGCGATCGCCAAATATCAAGACTTCTTAGTACAACAAGAAGCAGAAGAGATCACCATTCAACATCGTGGTAGACGTAGACTAGCCTACGATATTAAGGGACATCGCGAAGGTATCTACATTCAAGTTAATTACTCAACAACCCCTAAAACCATTGAAACCCTAGAAAGAACATTCCGTCTCGGCGACGATGTAATTCGTTACCTAACCATTAAGCTTGATCCAGAAGCTGTTGAAGATGCTGGTGAAGTAGTTCCCGATGCTGAAGCTGCTGTAGAAGAAGTAGCTACTGCTGAATAA
- the cbiE gene encoding precorrin-6y C5,15-methyltransferase (decarboxylating) subunit CbiE — protein MSFQKWLQVIGIGEDGLEGISPAARSLIDHADILVGGDRHLAMLSELPEDQRSRIVWASPLESTIQQIINLRGKSVCVLASGDPLWFGIGTTLLKRIPIEEVAIIPASSTFSLICARLGWSLNEVETLSLCGRPASLLQSYIYPNAKLLILSSGKETPQTVAKILCDRDFGNSKITVLEHLNGTKERIISTVANQYQNFPEFADLNAIAVECIPNPEAKILSRMVGLPDNAFHHDGQLTKREVRAITLSILAPNAGELLWDVGAGCGSIGIEWMRSHPRCQAIAIEKSRTHFIAENAIALGTPNLKIIEGKAPEVLQGLPTPDAIFIGGGATVPDLFETCWESLRSQGRLIANVVTLEGEQKLFQWQQKYGGMLTQISISRAEAIGSFLGWKPMRPVTQWQVIKPF, from the coding sequence ATGAGTTTTCAAAAATGGCTACAAGTTATTGGTATCGGTGAGGATGGTTTAGAGGGAATAAGCCCAGCCGCCCGATCGCTAATTGATCATGCCGACATTTTAGTGGGTGGCGATCGCCATTTAGCGATGTTATCTGAATTGCCAGAAGATCAGCGATCGCGCATAGTTTGGGCATCCCCCCTTGAGTCAACCATTCAGCAAATTATAAATTTACGCGGTAAATCGGTATGCGTCCTAGCTAGTGGCGATCCGCTTTGGTTTGGGATTGGCACAACTTTATTAAAGAGAATTCCCATTGAAGAAGTTGCAATTATTCCTGCATCTTCTACTTTTAGCTTGATTTGTGCGCGATTAGGATGGTCATTAAATGAAGTGGAAACCTTGAGCCTATGCGGTCGTCCAGCTTCGCTTTTACAGTCTTATATCTATCCAAATGCTAAACTGCTAATTCTGAGTTCGGGAAAAGAAACGCCTCAAACTGTCGCAAAGATTTTGTGTGATCGCGATTTCGGTAATAGCAAAATCACGGTCTTAGAACATCTCAACGGCACTAAAGAACGGATTATTTCTACGGTTGCTAATCAATATCAGAACTTTCCTGAATTTGCCGATCTTAATGCGATCGCAGTGGAATGCATTCCCAATCCTGAAGCAAAAATATTATCACGGATGGTCGGGCTTCCAGATAACGCTTTTCACCATGATGGACAATTGACTAAGCGCGAAGTTAGAGCGATTACTTTATCGATCCTTGCGCCCAATGCTGGCGAATTACTTTGGGATGTGGGGGCTGGTTGCGGTTCCATTGGCATTGAATGGATGCGAAGTCATCCTCGGTGTCAAGCGATCGCCATCGAAAAATCCCGCACCCATTTCATCGCCGAAAATGCGATCGCCCTTGGTACTCCTAATCTCAAAATTATCGAAGGCAAAGCTCCTGAAGTTTTGCAAGGTTTGCCCACACCTGACGCGATTTTTATCGGTGGTGGTGCGACTGTTCCAGATTTATTTGAGACTTGCTGGGAGAGCTTGCGATCGCAGGGGCGTTTAATCGCTAATGTTGTCACTCTTGAGGGAGAGCAGAAACTATTTCAATGGCAACAAAAATATGGCGGTATGCTTACCCAAATCTCGATCAGTCGTGCCGAAGCGATCGGTTCTTTTCTAGGATGGAAACCGATGCGTCCTGTTACGCAATGGCAAGTAATTAAACCATTTTAA
- a CDS encoding 7-carboxy-7-deazaguanine synthase QueE, producing MNKINYLTHLPIVETFHSVQGEGTWMGTNAFFIRLAGCDVGCSWCDTKVSWNVKRHPEIAIADLVAETVNADPAIVIITGGEPLMHDLTELTQQLKAKGLQVHLETSGSHPFSGHFDWVTFSPKQFKHPHASIYERVSELKVVVKDESDLDWAEKNAARIPRNVVKYLQSEWETSSSKDLVLQYVLSHPDWRVSIQTHKLLGVR from the coding sequence ATGAATAAAATCAATTATCTAACTCACTTACCAATTGTTGAAACCTTTCATTCTGTTCAAGGGGAAGGTACATGGATGGGGACAAATGCTTTTTTTATCCGCTTAGCAGGTTGTGATGTGGGTTGTTCTTGGTGTGATACTAAGGTCTCTTGGAATGTTAAAAGGCATCCTGAAATTGCGATCGCGGATTTGGTTGCAGAAACCGTAAATGCTGATCCTGCGATCGTGATCATTACAGGTGGAGAACCATTGATGCATGATTTAACAGAGTTAACACAACAGTTAAAAGCGAAAGGCTTACAAGTTCATTTAGAAACATCAGGTTCTCATCCATTCAGTGGTCACTTTGACTGGGTAACTTTTTCGCCGAAGCAGTTCAAACATCCTCATGCAAGTATTTATGAACGGGTGAGCGAACTCAAGGTGGTAGTCAAGGATGAATCAGATTTAGACTGGGCTGAAAAGAATGCAGCCAGAATCCCACGTAATGTGGTGAAATATTTACAGTCTGAATGGGAAACCTCTAGCAGTAAAGATCTAGTGTTGCAGTATGTTTTAAGTCATCCAGACTGGCGAGTGAGTATCCAAACTCATAAGCTACTGGGTGTTCGGTAA
- a CDS encoding cobalt-precorrin-6A reductase, translating to MKHIKKVLILGGTGDAVKLAAKLVDIPTLEVISSLAGRTKKPVALVGQFRIGGFGGAEGLANYLRENAIDYLIDATHPCAGQITVNGAIAAQLAHIPHLMLVRPQWEKISGDNWIEVETVEDAAQAIPASVNRVFITSGRQQLEPFLQRSQTYPDTWYLMRSIDPPDIELPNSKVLLDRGPFSLEQERELLREYQIEAIVSKNSGGAATYAKIIATRELGIPVVMVQRPAMPEGEKVTSIEEAITWLNSRQEIF from the coding sequence ATGAAACATATTAAAAAAGTCCTGATTTTAGGTGGTACAGGTGATGCGGTTAAATTAGCTGCGAAACTAGTCGATATCCCTACATTAGAAGTCATTAGCTCCCTCGCAGGACGCACCAAAAAGCCAGTAGCCCTAGTTGGACAATTTCGCATTGGTGGCTTTGGTGGTGCGGAGGGATTAGCCAATTATTTGCGAGAGAATGCTATTGATTATCTAATTGATGCTACCCACCCCTGCGCTGGACAAATTACGGTGAATGGGGCGATCGCTGCTCAGTTAGCCCACATTCCTCACCTCATGCTCGTGCGTCCACAATGGGAAAAGATATCTGGCGATAATTGGATCGAAGTAGAAACTGTAGAAGATGCTGCTCAAGCAATTCCTGCATCTGTGAATCGTGTATTTATTACATCAGGTAGACAACAGTTAGAACCATTTTTGCAGCGATCGCAGACCTATCCAGATACTTGGTATTTGATGCGTTCCATCGATCCACCTGATATCGAACTTCCTAATAGCAAAGTATTGCTAGATCGAGGTCCTTTTAGTTTAGAACAGGAACGGGAACTACTTCGCGAATACCAGATTGAAGCGATTGTAAGCAAAAATAGCGGTGGTGCTGCGACCTATGCCAAAATTATTGCCACAAGGGAATTAGGAATTCCCGTCGTGATGGTACAGCGTCCTGCGATGCCTGAAGGAGAGAAAGTGACAAGTATTGAAGAAGCGATCACTTGGTTAAATTCCCGACAAGAAATATTTTAA
- a CDS encoding ATP-binding protein, translating to MLDAVYPPYKQGAVKSMTVQTNTIANVLIVEDELVTANALSDVLSDLGYRVLEIVDSSDEAIASIHRHQPDIILMDIKLRGTDTGIIAASEIHKIAPIPVIYLTAFSDPEILQQAISTSPYGYLTKPLRYAEVNMAMMLALKKHHEEQILQEALAKEKELHTLKNRLLAMASHEFSTPMSVIRLLIWKLQNFEEQLNKESRAKNLASIQSAIKDINWLLEEIKLISCSESGKFPFHPENVDVKAYCQQLVDSFQTEDSNCKCHIKYQSHGKCQRLKVDKKLLWHIVMNLVSNAIKYSYEGGTVDVDLNCDSQQLILSIRDHGIGIPDEYLNSLFLPFLRAENVGSVKGLGMGLYIAKQAVDAHNGKIAVESEVNVGTKFTVMLPSANTQSKQTLPIIP from the coding sequence GTGCTAGACGCAGTTTATCCCCCTTACAAGCAAGGCGCAGTAAAAAGCATGACGGTGCAGACTAATACGATAGCAAATGTCTTAATTGTGGAAGATGAACTTGTTACCGCAAATGCACTTTCGGATGTTCTATCGGATTTGGGGTACAGGGTTCTCGAAATAGTTGATAGCAGTGACGAAGCGATCGCTTCTATTCATCGGCATCAACCCGATATTATTTTGATGGATATTAAGTTAAGAGGCACGGATACGGGGATTATTGCGGCTAGCGAAATCCATAAAATTGCACCTATTCCTGTAATTTACTTGACAGCCTTTAGCGATCCAGAAATTTTACAACAAGCAATTTCTACTTCTCCCTACGGATATCTTACAAAACCCCTCAGATATGCCGAAGTGAATATGGCGATGATGCTTGCTTTAAAGAAGCATCATGAAGAACAAATCCTCCAAGAAGCCTTAGCAAAAGAAAAGGAGCTTCATACTTTAAAAAATCGCCTACTTGCTATGGCATCCCATGAATTTTCTACACCGATGTCAGTAATTAGGTTGTTAATTTGGAAATTACAAAATTTTGAAGAGCAACTAAATAAAGAAAGTAGAGCAAAAAATCTTGCTTCCATTCAATCAGCAATTAAAGATATTAACTGGTTACTAGAAGAGATTAAACTTATCTCCTGTTCTGAGTCTGGGAAATTTCCATTTCATCCTGAAAATGTTGATGTCAAAGCCTATTGTCAGCAATTAGTTGATAGCTTTCAGACAGAAGATAGCAACTGCAAATGCCATATTAAATACCAGAGTCACGGAAAATGCCAAAGATTAAAAGTTGATAAAAAACTGTTATGGCATATAGTCATGAACTTAGTTTCTAATGCGATTAAATATTCCTATGAAGGTGGTACTGTTGATGTTGATTTAAACTGTGATTCCCAGCAGTTGATTTTAAGTATTCGCGATCATGGTATTGGTATACCTGATGAGTACTTAAATAGTTTGTTTTTGCCATTTTTAAGAGCTGAGAATGTTGGTAGTGTTAAGGGATTAGGAATGGGGTTATACATTGCTAAGCAAGCTGTAGATGCTCATAATGGCAAAATAGCAGTGGAAAGTGAAGTCAATGTGGGAACTAAGTTTACGGTTATGTTGCCTTCAGCAAATACCCAGTCTAAACAGACACTTCCAATCATTCCATGA
- the queC gene encoding 7-cyano-7-deazaguanine synthase QueC: MTEATSSPNPKRTKKAVVLLSGGLDSSTTAAQAIADGYEVIALSFRYGQRHERELLAARQVAAALKITEHLVVDVNLAQWGGSALTDDTLNVPTEGVQVGEIPITYVPGRNTVFIAISLSLAESKGAEAIYLGINAVDYSGYPDCRPEYLEAFQKLAALSSKVGVEGHAPKLIAPLVMDSKTDIVRRAKRLGVPIDLTWSCYQGGETPCGVCDSCRIRDKAILEANT, from the coding sequence ATGACCGAAGCAACAAGTTCTCCAAATCCTAAACGCACTAAAAAAGCAGTGGTTTTATTGTCAGGCGGTCTTGATTCGTCAACGACGGCGGCTCAAGCAATCGCTGATGGCTATGAAGTGATTGCCTTATCCTTTCGTTACGGTCAAAGGCATGAACGTGAGTTGTTGGCAGCAAGACAGGTTGCAGCAGCGCTAAAGATTACTGAACATTTGGTTGTCGATGTGAATTTGGCACAGTGGGGTGGCTCGGCATTAACCGATGATACGCTTAATGTCCCAACTGAAGGTGTGCAAGTAGGAGAGATTCCAATTACCTATGTACCGGGACGCAATACGGTATTTATTGCGATCTCCTTATCTCTAGCTGAGTCAAAAGGTGCTGAGGCAATCTATTTGGGCATTAATGCAGTGGACTATTCAGGTTATCCCGATTGCCGTCCTGAGTATTTGGAAGCATTTCAGAAGCTAGCAGCTCTTTCCTCCAAAGTGGGTGTAGAAGGACATGCCCCAAAATTGATTGCGCCTTTAGTTATGGATTCTAAAACTGATATTGTGCGACGGGCAAAGCGTTTAGGTGTGCCAATTGATCTGACATGGTCATGTTATCAGGGTGGAGAGACTCCCTGCGGTGTCTGTGACTCTTGCCGCATTCGTGATAAAGCAATCCTTGAAGCTAATACATAA
- a CDS encoding YceD family protein codes for MEKLYIPQIARAVDATESFEFKEFIEGLETLTPVQGFVSVCHLGAFLEVSAKASTIMTLTCDRTLVQFNYRLAIDTSEKIWLAEPLPESEYPKEREVESGDLVESLSPNGYFDAAAWLYEQLTLAIPYPKIAPDAPALELRDTSANLETSVDKRWAALSSLQLSE; via the coding sequence ATGGAAAAACTATATATCCCTCAAATTGCAAGGGCTGTTGATGCAACCGAGTCTTTTGAGTTTAAGGAATTTATCGAAGGACTCGAAACCCTCACACCTGTTCAGGGATTTGTCTCTGTCTGTCATCTTGGTGCGTTTCTTGAGGTCAGTGCCAAAGCTTCGACAATCATGACCTTGACCTGCGATCGCACCTTAGTGCAGTTTAACTATCGCTTGGCGATCGATACATCAGAGAAGATCTGGTTAGCCGAGCCACTACCTGAAAGTGAATATCCCAAAGAAAGAGAGGTCGAATCAGGAGATTTAGTTGAGTCTTTGTCGCCTAATGGATATTTTGATGCTGCGGCATGGTTATACGAGCAGCTAACTTTAGCTATTCCCTACCCTAAGATTGCGCCTGATGCCCCTGCTTTGGAGTTAAGAGATACAAGTGCAAACTTAGAAACTTCCGTAGATAAGCGCTGGGCAGCACTTAGTTCACTCCAGTTATCTGAATAA
- a CDS encoding tetratricopeptide repeat protein — protein MRKIWIRLLAGCLAVLINLTTTSVVWAATPKKTGDPKFQGIPLQCYISLADAGNSPEAKVAAYTEIAGQYLELQRPDQAKKVLEKSITAANDIVNPSLKAFALLDTAGRLTKASQLKRATDTLDSVLAISKELPDPVDRVFANIKIAQAYGEAGKKEIAKNLLAATIKATPEVIDPYVRSRAFAAIANIYTELGDDFNSESAISEATELLSMIDNRNTKTRARVEIAGSYAQAGNHAKAVASLSNVFQEFDAIRDNAISSAKEAAKNAKTAKKSSPKLATKSLKNDPAKEEKDVPDPQVVEQTERANAEILKTRSLFLVAGQYLASKQYDKALEVINNLDEKVIEKSIGLANVAIANAKDKKVDEANKLFAQSLQGLSTFAPSIDVFNILIEIGRQYQTLQNTEQASKTWDQALAIAQKLTQPAERLLALNIIASTYGEFGLVDKVEPILQDSFALAKTAPDPNIRSRAFSDISSTYWAIGQRDKAQAIAQEIENPKEKEQLGKLFTCAS, from the coding sequence ATGCGAAAAATATGGATTAGGCTTCTAGCGGGCTGTTTAGCTGTACTGATCAATTTGACCACCACGAGTGTAGTATGGGCGGCTACCCCGAAGAAGACTGGAGATCCAAAATTTCAGGGTATACCACTGCAATGCTATATATCTCTAGCTGATGCAGGCAACTCTCCTGAAGCCAAGGTCGCAGCCTATACTGAAATCGCGGGTCAATATTTAGAATTACAACGTCCTGATCAGGCAAAGAAGGTTTTAGAAAAGAGCATCACTGCTGCCAATGACATCGTTAATCCATCGTTAAAAGCCTTTGCGTTATTAGATACAGCAGGTCGTTTGACTAAGGCATCACAACTAAAACGAGCAACAGATACTTTAGATAGCGTTTTAGCAATTTCTAAGGAGTTACCTGATCCTGTAGATCGAGTGTTCGCCAATATCAAAATTGCTCAAGCCTATGGTGAAGCTGGCAAAAAGGAAATTGCGAAAAACTTGCTAGCAGCTACGATTAAAGCCACTCCTGAAGTTATTGATCCCTATGTCCGATCGCGAGCCTTTGCGGCGATCGCCAATATATATACAGAACTAGGTGATGATTTCAATTCTGAATCAGCGATTTCCGAAGCCACTGAGCTATTGTCTATGATCGACAATCGCAATACCAAAACTAGAGCAAGAGTCGAGATCGCAGGAAGCTACGCTCAGGCAGGAAATCATGCTAAGGCAGTTGCTTCATTGTCCAATGTTTTCCAAGAGTTTGATGCAATCCGTGACAATGCGATCTCCTCAGCCAAGGAAGCTGCCAAAAATGCGAAAACTGCCAAAAAGTCATCTCCCAAATTAGCAACTAAGTCTCTCAAAAATGATCCTGCTAAGGAGGAAAAAGATGTCCCCGATCCTCAAGTAGTCGAACAAACAGAGCGAGCTAACGCAGAAATCTTGAAAACGCGATCGTTATTTTTGGTTGCTGGTCAATATTTAGCCTCCAAGCAGTATGACAAAGCCCTAGAAGTTATCAATAACCTTGACGAAAAAGTAATTGAGAAAAGTATTGGGCTTGCCAATGTCGCGATCGCCAATGCTAAGGACAAGAAAGTTGATGAAGCGAATAAATTATTCGCTCAAAGTCTGCAAGGTTTAAGTACATTCGCACCTTCAATTGATGTTTTTAATATACTCATTGAAATTGGTCGTCAATACCAAACCCTTCAAAATACAGAACAGGCAAGCAAAACTTGGGATCAAGCTTTAGCGATCGCCCAAAAATTGACTCAACCTGCTGAAAGACTCTTAGCTCTCAACATCATTGCTAGTACCTATGGTGAGTTTGGCTTAGTTGATAAAGTCGAGCCAATTTTGCAAGATAGTTTTGCCCTCGCCAAAACTGCCCCTGATCCAAATATTCGTTCTAGAGCTTTCTCCGATATTAGTAGTACCTACTGGGCGATCGGTCAACGGGATAAAGCCCAAGCAATCGCTCAAGAGATTGAGAATCCCAAAGAAAAAGAACAATTGGGCAAATTATTTACTTGCGCTAGTTAA
- a CDS encoding HupE/UreJ family protein: MNLSKIFASVQSKALAIAPLGLLAFGFLVFASPASAHHAMGGGMPSNFFEGFMSGLAHPVIGVDHLAFIVAVGLFAALKPQGIFIPLSFVLSAMLGTGIHLLGVSLPVVELIVSASILLFGILMAMKNSPNLLVMVALSAVAGLFHGYAYGEAIFGAQTTALVAYLVGFTTIQLVISSAAFFVGQKVLKGDFSQVTPSLKSAGLVICGIGAAFFASNLSSLILPMPKG; this comes from the coding sequence ATGAATTTATCTAAGATTTTCGCCTCAGTTCAATCGAAAGCTTTAGCGATCGCCCCTTTGGGATTATTAGCTTTTGGCTTTCTAGTATTTGCTAGTCCCGCATCGGCACACCACGCAATGGGTGGCGGAATGCCCAGCAACTTTTTTGAAGGATTTATGTCAGGGTTGGCTCACCCTGTGATTGGTGTCGATCACCTTGCCTTTATTGTTGCCGTTGGTTTATTTGCCGCGCTTAAGCCCCAAGGTATTTTTATTCCCTTATCCTTCGTTTTATCGGCAATGCTTGGCACTGGCATTCACTTGCTAGGCGTATCACTACCAGTAGTTGAACTCATTGTTTCGGCATCAATTTTGCTATTTGGGATTTTGATGGCAATGAAGAACAGCCCCAACCTATTAGTAATGGTTGCCCTTTCGGCAGTAGCAGGCTTGTTTCATGGCTACGCCTACGGTGAAGCAATTTTTGGCGCACAAACTACCGCTTTAGTGGCTTATTTAGTTGGCTTTACCACGATTCAATTAGTGATTTCGAGTGCAGCTTTCTTTGTTGGTCAGAAAGTCCTTAAGGGTGATTTTTCTCAAGTAACGCCTAGCCTCAAGTCAGCAGGTTTAGTCATTTGTGGAATTGGTGCGGCATTTTTTGCATCAAATCTTTCTTCTTTAATTCTCCCCATGCCTAAGGGTTAA
- the ribD gene encoding bifunctional diaminohydroxyphosphoribosylaminopyrimidine deaminase/5-amino-6-(5-phosphoribosylamino)uracil reductase RibD: protein MIARDHEVNLASHEHWMQRCIDLAKQARGQTAPNPMVGSVIVKNGEILGEGFHPKAGDPHAEVFAIRAAQQTGVDLSDATLYVNLEPCNHHGRTPPCSEGIIQAGIGNVVVGAIDADPRVSGSGCDRLRSAGLNVTTGILEQQCLDLNEAFFHRVKTNLPFGIFKYAMTLDGKIATTSGHSYWITGKEARQVVHDLRLGCDAIITGGNTVRLDNPHLTTHGLSEHSPLRVVVTKSFDLPEEANLWKITDTEKTLVITLPHRNPQLQQKLCDRHVEILELEDISPLIVMQELAKRGCNQVLWECGGRLGAAAIKAKMVQKIYAFIAPKLIGGFTAPSPIDDLELNLMTDAINLLHPQFQQIGTDFLITGYTH from the coding sequence ATGATAGCAAGAGATCATGAAGTCAACCTAGCTTCCCATGAACATTGGATGCAGCGATGTATTGATTTGGCGAAACAAGCTAGAGGTCAAACAGCACCAAATCCAATGGTAGGTAGTGTGATTGTTAAAAATGGAGAAATCTTAGGTGAGGGCTTTCATCCGAAGGCAGGTGATCCCCATGCAGAAGTATTTGCCATTCGAGCAGCCCAACAAACGGGAGTCGATTTGAGTGATGCGACTTTGTATGTCAACTTAGAACCTTGCAATCATCATGGGCGGACTCCCCCCTGCTCTGAGGGAATTATTCAGGCAGGAATTGGTAATGTGGTGGTTGGTGCGATCGATGCTGACCCTAGGGTGTCAGGCAGTGGTTGCGATCGCTTAAGATCGGCGGGGCTTAATGTGACAACAGGTATTTTGGAACAGCAATGTTTAGACCTCAACGAGGCATTTTTTCATCGTGTAAAGACTAACTTGCCCTTTGGTATTTTTAAATATGCGATGACCCTTGATGGCAAAATTGCGACAACTTCAGGACATAGCTATTGGATTACAGGGAAAGAAGCGCGGCAGGTGGTACATGATTTGCGCCTTGGCTGTGACGCAATCATTACAGGTGGGAACACGGTCAGGTTAGATAATCCCCACTTAACGACCCATGGATTGAGTGAGCATAGTCCTTTACGGGTGGTTGTTACCAAGAGTTTTGATCTTCCTGAAGAAGCGAATTTATGGAAGATTACGGATACGGAAAAAACCCTCGTGATTACATTGCCTCATCGGAATCCACAACTCCAACAAAAGCTATGCGATCGCCATGTGGAAATTCTAGAACTAGAAGATATATCCCCGCTAATAGTCATGCAGGAACTAGCTAAGCGTGGTTGTAATCAGGTTCTGTGGGAATGTGGCGGTAGATTAGGTGCGGCAGCAATTAAAGCCAAAATGGTACAGAAGATATATGCTTTTATTGCTCCTAAACTGATCGGTGGCTTTACAGCTCCTAGCCCCATCGATGATCTGGAGTTGAACTTAATGACTGATGCAATTAATCTACTGCACCCGCAATTTCAGCAAATTGGTACAGACTTTTTAATTACTGGCTATACACATTAA
- a CDS encoding protein jag, whose translation MQDASASANWLQELLSLMGYSTSVNTHLLEASPEQAASNSKNYWLEISTDGLQEQQIQRLIGQDGIVIDSLQYLANTLLNSHLPSDLNQSASQPQNHNFYTVELNGYRSKYLANLNELAEKAVQQVRETQTEFAIKNLSSADRRYIHQFLESFPDIQTYSQGKEPNRHLIVKLVQV comes from the coding sequence ATGCAAGATGCTTCAGCAAGTGCAAATTGGCTTCAAGAGCTTTTAAGCTTGATGGGGTATTCGACTTCGGTGAATACTCATCTGCTAGAAGCATCTCCAGAACAGGCTGCTAGTAACTCCAAAAATTACTGGCTCGAAATAAGTACGGATGGATTACAAGAGCAGCAAATTCAAAGATTAATTGGTCAGGATGGCATAGTAATTGATTCACTCCAATATCTTGCTAATACTCTCCTGAATAGTCATCTTCCATCAGATTTAAACCAATCAGCCAGCCAGCCTCAAAACCATAATTTCTATACTGTCGAACTAAATGGCTATCGCTCAAAATATTTAGCTAATTTGAATGAATTAGCTGAAAAAGCTGTACAACAGGTACGCGAAACCCAAACAGAATTTGCTATTAAGAATCTTTCATCTGCCGATCGCCGTTATATTCATCAATTTTTAGAAAGTTTTCCTGATATTCAAACCTATAGTCAGGGCAAAGAGCCAAATCGTCACTTAATTGTTAAATTGGTGCAGGTCTAA
- a CDS encoding chlorophyll A-B binding protein: MSDENRNVWSFGFNTGAENWNGRLAMIGFVSALAIELISGQGVLHFFGIL, encoded by the coding sequence ATGTCTGACGAAAACCGTAATGTATGGAGTTTTGGGTTTAATACTGGTGCTGAAAACTGGAATGGACGTTTAGCCATGATTGGCTTCGTATCAGCACTAGCGATCGAATTAATTAGCGGTCAAGGCGTATTGCACTTTTTCGGTATTCTTTAA